The DNA region CGTCACGCGGCCGGCGGTCGCCCCGCCGGGCGTCTCAACCTTGATTCCCCCTACGCCGCCGCCAACCGTAGCGCCGCCGACCCCCACGCTGCCGCCGCCTCCGCCAACGGTGATGGTGGTTCCCCGATCCGTGGTAAAGGTTCGCGAACCGCCCGAGCCTCCGGTCGCAGGGAGTTGCCCAGCGGTTGCGCGACCCGGTGAACTCGATCCTGCAGCCCGCCCGGCGCCGGCAGACGCCCCTCCGGAGATGCCCAAGAAGCCGTTCAGGTCTCCTTGGCTTGGCCGCGAGAAATTAGACGCTGGCCGCCCGGGCGACGCTCCTGCGCCTACGCCGCTTGTGACGCCTCCCCCCCCGGGGCGTTGGGCAACGCCGGATCCTACCGACGGACGAGCGCCGGTAGTGGGCCGGGAGACGGTCGCCGGGCGTGAGGCGGGTCGGGCCGAGGACATGGAGGGCGCCGCCGAAGGCATGCGGCTCATCGACGGGCTGCGATTCACCGGCGCCGGTCTGGAGACCCCGCCGCCAGAATAGCCCCCGCCGCCTGAGAAGCCCCCGCCGCCTGAAAAGCCCCCGCCGCCCCCAGAGAAACCACCGCCGCCACGGCCGCCGCCGCCGCCGCCACCACCGCGGCCTCCCCGGGCATGGGCCTCGCTGGCCGTCGCCAACACGGTCAACACCACCATCACTGCGAACGCGGATTTCTGGAACATGCTACTTTCCCTCACTTGATAGTTCTTGCAACACTTCCGCCGACGCGTCCGTGGATTGCCGGTGGACGGAGATTTCCTGGATGTCGGCCTGCGGCTCGCCATCGATCTGCCGATCAATAGAACTCCACGTGAACGCGCTCTCATCAACCGGAGCGTAGATGCTCGTGGCCGACGCGCGCGACCCATCGCTGAGCGTTGACCTCGTCTTCACCATCCACCGCTCCCCGGCGCGCCGCCAGACCCCTTCTGCGTACCCGCCCTCGGAGTCGAAGACCCACGAGCGGATCTGCCGTGCGACCGGATCCCATCCGACGACCTGCGTCCCTTCCAACTCGACTCGGTCGGCGACGCTGACGCTGAAGTTGTTGGTCAGGAAGTGTCCGTTCTTGGCCCATTGCCAGCGGGAGCGTGTGGTGGCGTCCTCGGCCTCGTCGGCCCATTCCCCGACGAGCCACGCGAGCTGATTGAGCTCGTTGGGCTCGGCCGACGCCCCCGGCGCGTCCGTTTCCCGAACGCTATTTAGGAACCACTCGCCGTTCTTCTTTGCATGGATGGCGGTGTACGTGCTGCCGACCACGCCGCCGTCGGCCGTGACGATCTCGGCGGTCCCGTCTTCGATGGCCACGTCGGGGGTCACCAGACGAATCGAATCGATCGTGACCGAGAGCCGGGACGCCTCGCCGGACTCGAACATGCCGGCGAACATCTCGCGGATCGCCGGTCGCCCCTCGACCGGCTGGCCGGTCTCGCGGTTCAGGTAGACGGCGTCCTCGGCCCAACAGCCCGCGAGCGCCGCGGCGTCATGCCGATTGTAGGCGGCCACGTAGGCGTCCACGCGCTGGCGTATCGATGCGGCGTCGTCGCTCGATTCGGGGCCTGAGTCGGCGCCCCTTGCGGTGGTGCATGCCACGGCTGTCCAAACGGCCAATAGTGCAACTGCTTTCATGTCGTGCCTCCGTCAGTGATGGGCCTACCTGGAGCGTCGAGGTGCGGCGATGGTCAGATAGTCTACTACGCGCCGGGGACCATGCATCGGCAACCCTGGGCGCCTAGCCCCCGCGGACGCGTTCTCGATTATATCAAGGGTTGAAGGTACCGGCGCCCGACCGGCGTAGGCGATGTGGATCCATTCTACGAGGGCCTCGCAGGCCCGTCGAATCCGAGCCCGCGCGGGACAACGGCTGCCCGCAGGCGTCGGTGCAAAGGAGGTCACCGCCGCGTGGCGCCAGCGGCCGCACTCCCAATCCCACATCCAACAGCTTCCACACTATCGCAAGCCTGCAAGGCCGTGCTGCTCGATTGTTCCAAGTGTAGCGTGTCGGGCGAGCGACGCATGGACGCGCCGACCAATTTCGTGGTGATCGTTGAACAGGAGAAAAGTCGCAAGAAAGCCGTCGCCAAGCAGGCCCGGCCAATCCATCCCCATGTCCCAAACGGCGCCTGCTTAGCTTAGCACGCCGCCTGCGCCGAAGGACTTCGCCCCCTCGCCACCAGTGGTGGAGTATGCGATTGGGCGCACCTAGCTGTCCATTACTGCGAGACGGGCTACAGGATCGGGTCGAGATTGCGCCCCGGTCCCAAGGGGTTTCTGGAAAGATCGTAGCCCTACTTCTTGCTTAAAAGCGGTTGGGCCGTGACCTCTGCTCACACGGGGAGCTTGTTGGACGTACTGGCTCCGGTTCCCGATCCGCGTAGGGCTCAAGGAGAACGCCACCAGGGCCCAACTGCGCCCCAGCGGGCGCGTGGGGGCCCCTGATGGGGCTCTGGGGGCAGGGGTGCGCCGGGCTACCCTCTGCATGAGTGATCGCGGGCGCCAACTGGCCGCTCAACCCGCAATGACGCGGCTCCCCAATGGACGCCTTCGGCAACCTTGCCCTGATGCACCCGCTGGTGGCCGCAGCTAGTCCTCCCCAGCCTGCTGCGGCGGCAGCTGCCGTTCACGCCATGCACGCCTACCGTGCACGCCGCATACGCCGGGTCCTCTAATTAATAGTCTTATCTAATAGTAGTAGGGGGTAAGGTGGCTTCCGGGGGACAGGAAGCGGCCGGGTGGATAGCGGGAGATAGAAAGCAACAGCGACCAGCCGTTACGATGCCAAACGGCTGGGAAGCAGCCCCCAGAGAATCACGCAAGTCTTAAGGGATTCTAGCATCGAGCACACGCCATGGCCCGACGCTTGCGGACCGGCAAGAATCCAAGCAGTCCCAATAGGCCAAGTAGCGTGAGCGATCCGGGCTCAGGGGTCGTGATCACCCGGCGGTCACTGGATGTCCCCACCCATTCCACCAGGGCGCCGCTGGCGTCGGTCAGGTACACGTTGAGGACTGCATCGCTTCCGGCGGTTGGCGTGAACACAGTGCCCAAGGACGGCGGCAGCCCGTCAAAGGACGCTTCGAACGCAAAATTCTGAGCCGGATCCGTGACCAGGACGATGCCGGCGAGCGGGCCGCTCAAGAACTCAAAGGCAAAGCTGCTCCCCGTCAGGAACACGTCGCCGGACACGAAGCTGGAGGGCGCACCCGTCGAGAAGCCGGGGTCGGTGGGGTCCTGCACGACGTTGGTGATGACTCCCGAGTAGTCGGCGCCGGTAAACGGACCGACCGCGCCAAAGCGGTAGTCACCCAACGCGTTGCTGCCTTCGAAGGCCCACCCCGTGAGTGTCAGGTCGATGGAGTCGCCTACCTGCGTCTCGCGGACGATCCCGGCGCTGGATACGCCAAACAAGTCGTCGAAGAACAGCTCCTGACCGGTCGGGTTGATCGACGCCGTTGCGAACACCGTGACGTCCTGGATCGCCTTAGCGCCGGGGAACAAGGTCGTGCCGGCTTGGATGGGGTCAGCGTGCGCCGCACTCCCAAACGGTAACAGGAAAATCAGTGTGCAACTGACAGCCAAAACGAGCCGTCCAATGCGATTGTCGCTGGGGCGTCGGCGTCCAGATTCTTCCATTTCACAAGTTCCTTGGATCATGGTGCTGCTCCGGGTCCGCGAAGACAGAGGAATTCCCGAGCTACGTCGCGCGGATCGTTCGCCGTAGCGGGAAGAGTGGCTCTTGGGTTTACCGAAGACCCGGCCGACAGACGCGTCAAGCGTGTAGATAGCGCTCCGCACGCAGAGGCGGAGCGGGAGATGGGGAGGCCGACGCCGCTGGAGGCGAGTAGCGGGCTGGCAGCGGCGGGCGAGGAACAAGAGGGGCGGTTCACGAGCGCTCTCGAAGCTAAAACTCAAAGGGGGATACGCTCGCGTCAACTACCCCCAGGCAGCCGCCAACTGCACGGGCTCGGTCGCGTGCTCTCTTGCTCGCACCTGCTTCGACGTTGGGCCGCTCCCGCCCGCTCGCCGTTCCATCAGACGCCGCAGTGTAGCCCCGGTTCCAGCCGGGTCAATCATCCATTTGATGGCCTCGGGGCGGTCCAGGTCGGCGTCTGATCCGCTGGACGGCGCCGTTGCGGCCGCCTGCGCTCACAGCGTGCTGGGCGCGCACAGGCGCGTCGGGCCGCCCTAGCGCCTTCCCAGCCGCGCAAGGGTCCGGAGGCGCCGCAATGGGCGCGTGGGGGCCTGTGGGCGGCCTCCAGATCTGCCGCCTTCGGCTGGCCAGAGGTTCGCGATGCGGCGACCGACTCTCGCTAGCGCCGGCATGCCACCACGCGGGACCGGCTCGAGCGCACCGCTGTTGCGGCCAGCGCCCAGCTTGATTGGTTCATCCCGCGGCTCCTGACGCGGATCTCGCCCTTGGGCGTGGTGAATGTAGCGCCTTTCATCAGGGGCGGCCTCTCTTGGATTGGATTGTTTGCGGCTACTCGGCATCCAGCGAAGCGACCAAGCCGGTCCCTTCGAGTATATTCAGTTCAGAACGTGCAACATGACTCCCCCCGCGGGGTGGGCAACCCCCACGTGGAGTGGCGCATTTCCGATGCCTCAAGCGGCTTGTGGACGTGACAAACGAGGCGCCACGTCGCTAGAATCGAGGTCAGACGCGGTCTCCTCTTCTCCCGCGGTGCAATTGCGATGCCCATGCTTCGATCGGCTGCCGTTTTCGTGCTGCTGCCCGCAGCTCTCTTGCGGGGCGCAGACGACGCCAAGCATTGGGCGTTTGAGCCCCTTCGCGACCCTGCGCCGCCGACCACCTCGGGAGACGCTTGGTCGCGGACGGAAGTCGACCGCTTCCTCCGCGCCCGCCAGCTGGCGGCGGGGCTGACGCCCAACCCCGAGGCCGATCGCCGCACGCTGATCCGCCGCGCAACCTACGACCTGCACGGGCTGCCTCCTACGCCCAAAGAGGTCGAGGCGTTCGTCTCCGACCCGGCGACCGACGCCTACGACCGGCTCATCGATCGCTTGCTCGCTAGCCCGCGATACGGCGAGCGGTGGGGTCGGCACTGGCTCGACCTCGCCCGCTACGGCGACAGCATGGGCTACCGCTACGACGACGACACACCCGGCGCTTACCACTACCGCGACTTCGTGATCCGCGCCCTCAACGCCGACATGCCCTACGACCGGTTCGTCGGCTGGCAGATCGCCGGCGACGAGCTGGCGCCGGGCGACCCCGACGCGCTGGCAGCCACGGGCCTGGCCGCGGTTGGCCCCAAGGAACGCATCGAGGGGACCAAGACCAACCGCCTCATCACGCGCTACGACGAGCTAGACGACATTGTCTCGACCGTCGGCTCGGGGATGCTCGGCCTGACCGTCGGCTGCGCCCGCTGCCACGACCACAAGAACGACCCGGTCACGCAGGCGGAGTACTACGGCCTGGTTGGCGTCTTCCTGAGCGGCGCGCGGGGCGAAAGAGAGCTGACAGACCGCGACGCAGCAAAGCAGCTCGCCACTTGGCGGACACGCAGCGCGGAGCTGGACCACGCGCTGGCCGAGTGGGTGGAAATGAGTGGCCCCGAAGCGGCCCGGCTCGTCGCCGAGCAGCGGAGGTTAATCGAGCAGGAGTCGCTCGCGCTGCTGGAACAGATTCGGCCGAAGGGGCCGGCAGGCAAGAGTCTGACCGAGGCGCGTCTCCGCCAGATCATGATCAACCGCGGCGACAAGCTGCTCAGCAAGCAGGCCCAGCGGCGGTATTTGGAGATCGACGCTTTGCTGGGCGGAGGGCGGGCGCTGCTTGTGAGCCTGGCCGGCCCGCTCCGCGACGCGGCGCCCGTTGCAATGCGTGAGCGGCTCGACGGGCTGCTGGCCGAACACCGGGGGGCGATTGCCGCACAGCCCCCGGCCCCGCCGAAGGCGTTGGTGTACGTCGATCAGTCTGCCCAGCCGACCCCGAGCCCGCTGATGGCGCGCGGCAGCATTGAGAACCCCGAGGCGCCGGTCCCGACAAACGCCTTCCTGCACGCCCTTACCGGCACGCAGTTCGTATCGTTGCAGCGACCCGCCGAGGCGAAGACCACCCACCAGCGTGCCGCCCTCGCGCACTGGATGACCGACGTCGATGCGGGCGGCGGCGCGTTGCTGGCCCGCGTGATGGCCAACCGGCTGTGGCACCACCATTTCGGTGAGGGACTGGTGCGCACCCCGAGCGACTTCGGCATCGCTGGCGATATGCCCGCTGCGCCCGAGCTGCTCGACTGGCTCGCCGGCGAGCTGGTCCGACGGCACTGGTCGCTCAAGGCGATGCACCGGCTCATCATGCAGAGCGCGGTCTACCGCCAGACCGGCCAACAATCGCCCGAGGCCGCCCGATCTGACCCCGAGAACCGCCTCTGGAGCCGCAAGCCCGCGGTGCGGCTGGAGTCCGAGGCGCTCCGCGACGCCATGCTGCTCATCGTGGGCAAGCTGAACGACGAGATGTACGGCCCCCCCGTCCGGCTGCCGATCCCCAAGGTAATGCAGCTCTCGATGGTCGCCAAACCCTACCCCAGCACTGCGCCCGAGAGCGTGCAGCTCTACCGCCGCACGGTCTACGCGTTCGTGAAACGGACCGTCCCCAACCCGCTGACGCAAACCTTCGACGGCGCCGACCCCAGCGCGAGCTGCGGCTGCCGCATTCAGACCACCGTGGCGCCCCAGGCGCTGTTGCTGATGAACAACGAGTTCGTCCGCGACTGCGGCGCCCGACTCGCCGAGCGCGTGGTAAACGAAGTGGGCGCAGACCCGACAGCACAGCTCGACCGCGCCTACGAGCTAGCCCTCAACCGCCCACCGACCGTGGATGAGCGGGCCGAGTGCTTGGCGTTCCTCGAGCAACAGGCCGGTTTGCGGGAGGGAAAGCAGCAGGCGGCGCTGGCAGATATGTGTCAATTGCTGTTCGCGCTGAACGAGTTTCACTACATCGACTAGGAAGAAAACCCAACCAAAAAGGACGCCAAGAAGCACGAAGGAAAAGGAAGCACCAGTGCGTCCTCCGTGCGCCGTGGCGTCCTTGGTGGTTTGCCTACTCTTCATCCGACGATTTCAATCATGCCCAACCTCTGCAACTCTGGCCAATCTTCGTTCCTATCGCGGCGCGACATGCTGCGCGGCGCCGGCATGGGGCTGGGGGCGCTCGCGCTGGCCGACTTGATGGGGGGAGGGGCGTCTGCTTCGACCGTCGCTAACCCCGCTCGGGCCAAGCCGACCCGCACCGCTCCCAAGGCGAAGTCGATCATCTGGCTCTTCCAGGAAGGGGGGCCGAGCGCGTTCGACCTGTTCGACCCCAAGCCCATGCTCACTCGCCGCGCCGGCCAGCAACTGCCGGGGGTCGATCCCTTCTTCGGCAGCCCCGGGCCGCTGATGAAGTCGCCCTACAAGTTCGCGCAGTACGGAGAATCGGGGGCGTGGGTCTCCGACGTGATGCCGGAGATCACGGCTTGCGTCGATGACATTGCGTTTATTAAGAGCATGCACTGTGAGTCGAACAGCCACGCCCCGGCGATGTACCAGATGAACACCGGGTACGCCCGTCCCGGGTTCCCGAGCGCGGGCGCCTGGGTCACCTACGGGCTGGGCTCGGAGAACACAGACCTGCCCGGCTTTGTGGTGCTACCCAAGCAAGTTGGCTCGAAGGGGGGCGCGCTGAACTGGGGCGCCGGGTTCCTCCCCAGCGCGTTCCAGGGGACTACCTTCCGTGGCGGGGGCCAACCAATCCTTAACCTCCGCCGCCCCGCCGATCTTTCCGACGCTCAGCAACGCGCCCAACTCGACCTGGCGCTGCGGCTCAACCAGCAGCACCTGGAAGCCCACCCGGCGGAGCGCGACCTCGAGGCCCGCATCGCCAGCTTCGAGCTGGCGTACCGTATGCAGTTCGAGGCGGCCCGCGCCGTTGATCTGAGCGAGGAGACCACGGCCACCAAGCAGATGTACGGTATGGAAGAAGAACCGACCCGCGACTACGGCCAGAAGCTGCTGCTGGCCCGCCGGCTGGTGGAGCGTGGCGTGCGGTTCGTGCAGGCCTACCCTGCGGACCACTGGGACGCCCACGACAATCTCAGAAAGAACCACGACGAGCTGGCGCGGATGACGGACAAGCCGGTCGCGGCGCTGCTGAAGGACCTCAAGCAGCGAGGCCTACTCGAAACAACGCTGGTGGTTTGGGGGGGAGAGTTCGGCCGGCTGCCCGTTTCTCAAAAAGGGGTCGGTCGCGACCACAACCCGTACGGATTCCTGGTCTGGATGGCCGGCGGCGGCGTCCTTGGGGGGACCAGCGTGGGGGAGACCGACGACTTCGGCTACCACGTCGCCCAGCACCCCGTCAGCGTCCCCGACCTGCACGCCACGGTCTTGCACCTGATGGGGATCCAGCACGAACGCCTGACCTACCACCACAGCGGACGCAATTTCCGCCTGACCGACGTGTCAGGCGAGGTCATCACGCCGATCCTGGCGTAGTGGCCGCCGGGCGGGGCAAGAACGCATAGAGCAGCAACAGAAGCGTCAGCGTGATGGCTCGCGTCATCCGAGTTGTCGCGGGAAGTGGTTCGATGAGCCGAGGGAGTGGTCGCCTCTGCGACAGACGCTCCGAGGGCCCCGGTAGTTACCTCGCTGCCTAAGAATCCAGGACAGGGAGTTGAGCAGTAGAGACATCATGCTGGGCTCCAGCCGATGCGGTCGGCGGGGGCCCTGACGGGCGGGGCCTGCCGGTCGCGGTGAGTGGACCTGGGCTGCGAAGAGCTGCTCGATGACACCAGGATCTTGTGGGCGCCGCTTCGGTCACCTGCGCCCACAGCGCGCTGCGCGCCCCCAGGCGCGTTGGGCCGCCCTAGCGCCCTCCCCGCCCCGCTAGGGCCCAGGTGCGCCACAGCGGGCGCGTGGGGGGCCCCTGGCGAGTGCCTGGGGAGGCCCGTCTCTCCGTCGACGCCAAGCCGCTGGCTAGTTAGCGCCCCAAACGCCGGCAGTTGCCCCGAAGAGGCGCACATCCCGGGCGTGCCGGCTCATCCCCAATCCACGCTCGATCCATTGGGCGTGATCAGCACCTTCCCATCCGTCATATTCTGGACGTAGTGCTCGAGCCCCTCGACGGCGCCATCGAGTCCTACGCGGCGCTGGACCTGGGTGCCAATCCGCCCCTCGATGATTAGCTTCTGCACCCGCCCCGCGGCACGGAGGATCCCCAGGGCGCCCTGCTGCTTCAGCCAGGCCCCCAGGAAGAAACCCCGCAGCTGCTTGTCCTCGAAGATCAGCCCCAGCGGGTCCACGCCCCCGCACGCCGTCTCGGAGAGCCCGCCGTAGACGTAGGCCGTCGCTCCACGCGGCATGGCGTTGAGCACTATGCCCGTTAGGTCCCCCGCTACGGCTTCGAACGCAGCAGTTGCCTTGAGCCGGGCGCATAGGGACGTCAGCTGCGCTACGAAGTCCGGGCCCGACGAATTGAGTACGTGCTCGGCGCCCTCCTTTCGGAGCAGCTCTACCTGGGCGTCGCGGCGGACCACCGAGATCAGCGGATACCCCGCCTCTTTTGCCAAGCGGACGATCATCCTCCCTACCTGGCTCGCCCCGGCGGTCTGCACCGCCGCGGCGTGGCCCTCCTTGCGTGCCGTAGCGAGCAGCCCGACCGCGGTCAGCGGGTTGATGATCAGCGTGGCGCCCTGCTCCAGGGTGAGCCCCTGCTTGAGGGGAATGCACTCCGCGGCGTTGGCGACCATATACTGGGCCCAGGCGCCGTCACGGTCGTCCTGGTTGCCGCACGCCACACGCTTGCCTTGCAGCCACCAAGCAAGCAGCCCCCCGCCGCTGGCGACCACGGTCCCGGAACCCTCCCAGCCGGGCACGGTTGGCAGCGTCTTGCTGGTCCCGTACTTGCCCTGCAAGAAGAGCAGGTCCGACGGGTTGCAGGGGGAGGCGTCCATCTTCACCAGCACTTGGCCGTGGGCCGGCTTGGAGGTGGCTCGCTGGACCACCTTTAGCGAGCGGACCGCTTCGAGCACATCCTCGTGGTGGGCTTCCAGCAGGAGGGCCTGCATCTGAGTGGGGATCGGGTGGCTCATGTGCTGCCTCGGGTTGCTCAGGTTGGCGCCGCCCCTCGTTGAGGCCGATAGGATGACTGGGCTTGGCTGTGCATACCCTACCAGAAGGGTGACCCCACGGACCGAACAGCACAGTACCTGTCCCGCAGCGCGTCAGGCCGCGGGCCGCTGTCCACGAATGCTGTGCCTAGGACGCGCAGGAAGTAGGGCCGACCGTATGCTCCCACCCAGACCACGACCGCCCGCCTCAGGCTAGCGGAGGGGGGCCATGGAACGTGCGTCGTTGCGTCGCATCGCTCCACACGCGAGCCAGCGGCACGGCTCTGGCAGGTTGGGCCCTTTGCAGCCGGTCGACGCTATGCGTCTGTGGGCTGGATTGGGCCCCTTGGGCCCGGGGGTCGCTGCCTCTGCCAGACCTGCGGCGCTGAGCAGCCCCGGGCGAGCGTGGGCAACCGCCATCGCCTTGAGCCCATCCTTGGGCGAGACGAGCGGTCGGTGCGGCGATGAATGGCCCCCGCCGTCCCCTCCTCGGTGCGTCGGCGCAACTACGGAGGTCTCCAGCACCGCTGCGGCTTATGGTCGGAAGCACCCCCCAACCGGATGGTCCGACTCCGGCCACCTGACGGGAGCCGGAACTGAGGGAGGTGATGTCCACCGCTGCGACTTGGCTGAGCCTCCACGCCGTTTCTGCATAAGCAGCGGCCCGGTCGGATCGTCAGGCGGGAAAGCTTGCGGACGACTGGCGTTACGGCGACAATGAGCGTGCCTGCTTATTGGGTTAGGCAGAATTGTTTCTGTACATTTATTGTTATGCATCTAAGCCAGAGATTACACCAATGGCAAAATGGCAATACATGACGCTGATCTACGGCGCTAACTCCATCAAGCACGGCCGTCGCTGGGCGATCGTTGCCACCGACGCAACATCTGAATGCAAACAGGTTGGCCAAGCCGAAAAAGGGCGCTTTTTTGGCCAGATCTGGCAGGCGATGAGACTACTCGAAACGGCGATTGAAGAACTAGACGCCGGTGGCTGGGAACTTGTATCAACGTCCTTCTCAGGCACATTTGGCTTTTACGGTACGGCAGTTTTGCGCCGACCAAGAACGGAAGTCGCGACGAACGCTAAGTCGCAGGGATGATTTCGTAATCGTGGACGGCCCAAAGAAGCTTGACTGCGAAATGCCCCTCGCCCTATGTATGGCCTTGCGTTTGTCGCCTGTTGCTTTTGGCTATCCCGAACTGTTGTGGCGTCGATCGACCTATGTACAATCCGATACCGCAACGCGGATCCCGCATCGGCACACGAAGAAAATGCATAACAAATCGGTGAACCGGAGTTGGCTCGTCTTTCGGTTTTTCAACGTCGTTTCCTTCGTTTAAAATCTCCGGTGTGCCAACATTGACTCCGTTGGTCCACCAACCCGGTTTCCTCAGACGTTAGACCACCTTGGCAAAGAGCTACTTACAAGACGACTTTCTTCGGGTTTTTGCGGCAGGCCACAAAGTCGCCGCCAAGCGTCTCTTGAGAAGACTCGCTGAAGCAGGACTGCCATCGGAGATTCAAAGTCAGGCCGAAGCGATCGTCCACGACGAACTTCGAGGACTTTATCACGGTAGTCTCGTCGTCTTCGATGGTGGCAGTAGTTTGGCCGACGAAGGATTGATCAAGATCGTGGACGATGAGGGAGTACCCTTCATCAGCTACTTGCACGAAATCTGTTTACCAGCCTACGACGAAGTGGTCTAACCACCGGCTGCAGTTGACCGGCTGCGCCCGCGATATGATGTTGTTGTCGGTTTGGAGCCTGCTCTCCGCGGGCGGCCGGCAGCTGAGCCTTTTACGTTAGCCAATCAGACATTTGAGTGCCGCCGAACTAGCAATCCTGAATCGCGTAAACGCCGACAACTGGGCGGCGTTGTACCGTTGCCGGTGGTCACAACCCGATGCCCAGGAACTGGTTCCGCAGTTGCAAAAGTTGCTCGAAAGCGAGGACCCTCTGATAACGAACGAGTGTCCTGCCTCAGTCGGAACTGGACATCCTCTGCGTAGTGGTTAGCGTAACACTAACCGCAGGAGGATTCTATGAAAGGGGTGACAACGGGTTCAGGCAAGCGAGAGCGGCGTCACTTCACCGGCGCCCAGAAGGGGGCGATCGTCAAGGCGCACTTGGTAGACGGGGTGGCGATCTCGGAGCTTTGCGACAAGCACGGCATCCAGCCGACGCAGTTCTACCTCTGGCAGAAGCAGCTGTTCGAGAACTGTGGCGTGGCGTTCGAGCGTAAGGCCAAGCCGGGCCGCAAGTCGCCCGAGCAGCAGAAGATCGAGCAGCTGCGGGCCAAGCTAATCGACAAGAACGAGGTGATCGCGGAGCTGATGGAGGAGAACGTCAAGGCAAAAAAAGCCAATGGGGAACTCTGACAGGGAAGTGGGTTCCCCACGACACACGCGACGAGGTGGTCGATTACGTCCGGAAGTGGAGCACGCGCACCGAGCTCCCCGCGACGAAGTTGGTCCGCTGGATCGGGCTGGGCACGAGCAAGTTCTACGACTGGAGGCAGCGTTACGGCAAGGCGAACGAGCACAACGCGCTCGTGCCGCGCGACCACTGGCTCCAGGCGTGGGAGAAGGACGCGATCCTGGCCTTCCACGCCGAGCACCCGCTGGAAGGGTACCGCCGCTTGACCTACCTGATGATGGACCAAGACGTGGTGGCGGTGAGCCCGGCGACGGTCTACCGCGTGCTCAAGGCGCACGGCTGCTTCGAACGGTGGAACCGGCCCGCGAGCGGCAAGGGGACGGGATTCCAGCAGCCTTTAGCGCCCCACGAGCACTGGCACTGCGACATCAGCTACGTGAACATCTGCGGGACGTTCTACTACCTGATCAGCGTGCTCGACGGCGCCAGCCGCTTCCTGGTGCATTGGGAGCTGCGGGAGAGCATGACCGAGGCCGACGTCGAGCTCACGCTGCTGCGTGCCAGAGAGGCGTTCCCCGCGGCGAAGCCGCGGGTCATCACCGACAACGGGCCGCAGTTCGTCGCCAAGGACTTCAAGGAGTTCATCCGCATCAGCGGCATGACGCACGTGAGAACCTCGCCGTACTATCCTCAGAGTAACGGGAAGATCGAGCGTTGGCACGGGACTCTCAAGCAGGACTGCATCCGGCCGAACGTTCCGCTGTCGCTGGAAGAAGCCCGCGAGCTTGTTGGGCGCTTCGTCGATGAGTACAACGGCGAACGGCTGCACAGCGCCTTGGGCTACGTCACGCCGGCCGACCAGCTGGCGGGCCGCGCCAAAGCGATCTTCGCCGAGCGCGACCGCAAGCTCGAAGCGGCGCGCGAACGTCGCGCCCGCAGCCGACAGGCGCAGCGGAAAGAGTCCGCCGCATGAAGAAAGAACAGGAGGAGAGGCTAGCCGGGAGGTCCAGGAGGATGGCAATGAATGCCTCCTGGTCTGCGTGAACGCAAAGAAAAATGCCGGCGCTAGCCGCCCGTCAATCTTACTTCTATCGCTAACACGTTACGCTCGGGATTCCAGTTCACGGTGAACCAGGACACGAGGCCTTGCGTGCCCTGTTGCGCATCGGAACGCCGGCTGTATCCGCTGCTCCTGAAGTCGCAATGCTTACTCGTTCTCAGAACCCGATGACAAAACATTTGGCTGTGCTGACGCTTGGGCCAATTGCACATAACGTCCCATCCCTCTGCGTTGAACCACTCGCATTGGCGTTGGTTGACCCGTTG from Pirellulimonas nuda includes:
- a CDS encoding YybH family protein, which gives rise to MKAVALLAVWTAVACTTARGADSGPESSDDAASIRQRVDAYVAAYNRHDAAALAGCWAEDAVYLNRETGQPVEGRPAIREMFAGMFESGEASRLSVTIDSIRLVTPDVAIEDGTAEIVTADGGVVGSTYTAIHAKKNGEWFLNSVRETDAPGASAEPNELNQLAWLVGEWADEAEDATTRSRWQWAKNGHFLTNNFSVSVADRVELEGTQVVGWDPVARQIRSWVFDSEGGYAEGVWRRAGERWMVKTRSTLSDGSRASATSIYAPVDESAFTWSSIDRQIDGEPQADIQEISVHRQSTDASAEVLQELSSEGK
- a CDS encoding DUF1549 and DUF1553 domain-containing protein; its protein translation is MPMLRSAAVFVLLPAALLRGADDAKHWAFEPLRDPAPPTTSGDAWSRTEVDRFLRARQLAAGLTPNPEADRRTLIRRATYDLHGLPPTPKEVEAFVSDPATDAYDRLIDRLLASPRYGERWGRHWLDLARYGDSMGYRYDDDTPGAYHYRDFVIRALNADMPYDRFVGWQIAGDELAPGDPDALAATGLAAVGPKERIEGTKTNRLITRYDELDDIVSTVGSGMLGLTVGCARCHDHKNDPVTQAEYYGLVGVFLSGARGERELTDRDAAKQLATWRTRSAELDHALAEWVEMSGPEAARLVAEQRRLIEQESLALLEQIRPKGPAGKSLTEARLRQIMINRGDKLLSKQAQRRYLEIDALLGGGRALLVSLAGPLRDAAPVAMRERLDGLLAEHRGAIAAQPPAPPKALVYVDQSAQPTPSPLMARGSIENPEAPVPTNAFLHALTGTQFVSLQRPAEAKTTHQRAALAHWMTDVDAGGGALLARVMANRLWHHHFGEGLVRTPSDFGIAGDMPAAPELLDWLAGELVRRHWSLKAMHRLIMQSAVYRQTGQQSPEAARSDPENRLWSRKPAVRLESEALRDAMLLIVGKLNDEMYGPPVRLPIPKVMQLSMVAKPYPSTAPESVQLYRRTVYAFVKRTVPNPLTQTFDGADPSASCGCRIQTTVAPQALLLMNNEFVRDCGARLAERVVNEVGADPTAQLDRAYELALNRPPTVDERAECLAFLEQQAGLREGKQQAALADMCQLLFALNEFHYID
- a CDS encoding PEP-CTERM sorting domain-containing protein → MFPGAKAIQDVTVFATASINPTGQELFFDDLFGVSSAGIVRETQVGDSIDLTLTGWAFEGSNALGDYRFGAVGPFTGADYSGVITNVVQDPTDPGFSTGAPSSFVSGDVFLTGSSFAFEFLSGPLAGIVLVTDPAQNFAFEASFDGLPPSLGTVFTPTAGSDAVLNVYLTDASGALVEWVGTSSDRRVITTPEPGSLTLLGLLGLLGFLPVRKRRAMACARC
- a CDS encoding DUF1501 domain-containing protein — encoded protein: MPNLCNSGQSSFLSRRDMLRGAGMGLGALALADLMGGGASASTVANPARAKPTRTAPKAKSIIWLFQEGGPSAFDLFDPKPMLTRRAGQQLPGVDPFFGSPGPLMKSPYKFAQYGESGAWVSDVMPEITACVDDIAFIKSMHCESNSHAPAMYQMNTGYARPGFPSAGAWVTYGLGSENTDLPGFVVLPKQVGSKGGALNWGAGFLPSAFQGTTFRGGGQPILNLRRPADLSDAQQRAQLDLALRLNQQHLEAHPAERDLEARIASFELAYRMQFEAARAVDLSEETTATKQMYGMEEEPTRDYGQKLLLARRLVERGVRFVQAYPADHWDAHDNLRKNHDELARMTDKPVAALLKDLKQRGLLETTLVVWGGEFGRLPVSQKGVGRDHNPYGFLVWMAGGGVLGGTSVGETDDFGYHVAQHPVSVPDLHATVLHLMGIQHERLTYHHSGRNFRLTDVSGEVITPILA